One part of the Streptomyces lydicus genome encodes these proteins:
- a CDS encoding Fur family transcriptional regulator, whose translation MSDLLERLRGRGWRLTAQRRVVAEVLDGDHVHYTADEVHARASERLPEISRATVYNTLGELVSLGEVLEVSTDGRAKRYDPNAHHDHQHLICSRCGTIRDVHLQGDPLSALPEPERYGFQVSEVTVTYRGLCPDCGTA comes from the coding sequence ATGAGTGACCTGCTGGAACGACTCCGGGGACGCGGCTGGCGGCTGACCGCGCAGCGACGCGTCGTCGCCGAGGTCCTCGACGGGGACCACGTCCACTACACCGCCGACGAGGTGCACGCGCGGGCGTCCGAGCGGCTCCCCGAGATCTCCCGCGCCACGGTCTACAACACCCTCGGCGAGCTGGTCTCGCTGGGCGAGGTGCTCGAGGTCAGCACGGACGGGCGCGCCAAGCGCTACGACCCGAACGCGCACCACGACCACCAGCACCTCATCTGCTCGCGGTGCGGCACGATCCGCGACGTGCACCTCCAGGGCGACCCGCTCTCCGCGCTCCCCGAGCCGGAGCGCTACGGCTTCCAGGTCTCCGAGGTCACCGTGACCTACCGCGGCCTGTGCCCCGACTGCGGCACCGCCTGA